The following proteins come from a genomic window of Leguminivora glycinivorella isolate SPB_JAAS2020 chromosome 6, LegGlyc_1.1, whole genome shotgun sequence:
- the LOC125227287 gene encoding uncharacterized protein LOC125227287 gives MRLSTLVALALSVGLATLSTCCDGKHGRELAIDEDDEFRPRLYREYAVRSERGEDSFDDYGHLRFGRSDE, from the coding sequence ATGCGGCTCTCAACACTCGTAGCGCTGGCGCTGAGCGTGGGTCTGGCGACGCTGTCGACGTGCTGCGACGGCAAACATGGCCGCGAGCTCGCGATAGACGAAGATGACGAGTTCCGGCCGAGGCTGTACCGAGAGTACGCCGTGCGCTCCGAGCGCGGCGAGGACTCCTTCGACGACTACGGCCACCTGCGGTTCGGCCGCTCCGACGAATGA